A section of the Streptomyces sp. Je 1-369 genome encodes:
- a CDS encoding SRPBCC family protein produces the protein MAEHTSSSITIEAAPAEVMGVIADFARYPDWTGEVKEAQVLATDERGRAEQVRLVMDAGAIKDDQTLGYTWTGDDEVSWTLVKSQMLRSLDGSYLLRPTASGTEVTYRLTVDVKIPMLGMIKRKAEKVIIDRALAGLKKRVESKEA, from the coding sequence ATGGCGGAACACACCAGCTCGAGCATCACGATCGAGGCGGCACCGGCCGAGGTCATGGGAGTGATCGCCGACTTCGCTCGCTACCCGGACTGGACGGGTGAGGTGAAGGAGGCCCAGGTGCTCGCCACCGACGAGCGGGGCCGCGCCGAGCAGGTCCGCCTCGTCATGGACGCGGGCGCGATCAAGGACGACCAGACGCTGGGCTACACGTGGACCGGCGACGACGAGGTCAGCTGGACCCTCGTGAAGTCCCAGATGCTCCGCTCCCTGGACGGCTCCTACCTGCTCCGCCCCACCGCCTCCGGCACCGAGGTCACCTACCGCCTCACCGTCGACGTCAAGATCCCCATGCTCGGCATGATCAAGCGCAAGGCAGAAAAGGTCATCATCGACCGAGCCCTGGCAGGCCTGAAGAAGCGAGTCGAGTCGAAGGAAGCCTAG
- a CDS encoding AMP-dependent synthetase/ligase, translating into MREFSLPALYEVPADGNLTDIVRRNAAQHPDVAVIGRKVEGRWQDVTAKAFLADVRATAKGLIAAGVRPGDRVGLMSRTRYEWTLLDFAIWSAGAVTVPVYETSSAEQIQWILGDSGAVACVVELDAHAAAVASVHEALPALKHVWQIDAGGIEELHGAGAEVPDATVDERSGAAKADDPATIVYTSGTTGRPKGCVLTHRSFFAECGNVVERLKPLFRTGECSVLLFLPVAHVFGRLVEVAALMAPIKLGHAPDVKNLTDELASFRPTMVLGVPRVFEKVYNSARAKAQADGKGKIFDKAADTAIAYSRALDTSSGPSLGLRLKHALFDKLVFSKLRAVLGGRGEYAISGGAPLGERLGHFFRGIGFTVLEGYGLTESCAATAFNPWDRQKIGTVGQPLPGSVVRIADDGEVLLHGEHLFSHYWNNEGATEEALADGWFHTGDIGTLDEDGYLRITGRKKEIIVTAGGKNVAPAVIEDRIRAHALVAECMVVGDGRPFVGALVTVDDEFLGRWAAEHGKPADSSAASLRDDADLLAAIQSAVDDGNAAVSKAESVRKFRVIGSQFTEESGHLTPSLKLKRNVVAKDYADEIEAIYRG; encoded by the coding sequence TTGCGCGAGTTCAGCCTTCCGGCCCTGTACGAGGTCCCTGCGGACGGCAATCTGACCGACATCGTCCGTAGAAATGCCGCGCAGCACCCCGACGTCGCCGTCATCGGCCGCAAGGTCGAAGGACGCTGGCAGGACGTCACGGCCAAGGCCTTCCTCGCCGACGTGCGCGCCACCGCCAAAGGCCTGATCGCCGCCGGAGTGCGTCCCGGCGACCGCGTCGGCCTGATGTCCCGCACCCGGTACGAGTGGACGCTCCTCGACTTCGCCATCTGGAGCGCCGGCGCGGTCACCGTCCCCGTGTACGAGACGAGCTCCGCCGAGCAGATCCAGTGGATCCTCGGGGACTCCGGCGCCGTGGCCTGCGTCGTCGAGCTCGACGCGCACGCCGCGGCCGTCGCGTCGGTGCACGAGGCGCTGCCCGCCCTGAAGCACGTCTGGCAGATCGACGCGGGCGGCATCGAGGAGCTGCACGGCGCCGGCGCGGAGGTGCCGGACGCGACCGTCGACGAGCGCAGCGGCGCCGCGAAGGCCGACGATCCGGCCACGATCGTCTACACCTCGGGCACGACGGGCCGCCCCAAGGGCTGTGTCCTCACCCACCGCAGCTTCTTCGCGGAGTGCGGCAACGTGGTGGAGCGACTGAAGCCGCTGTTCCGTACGGGCGAGTGTTCGGTCCTCCTCTTCCTCCCCGTCGCCCACGTGTTCGGACGCCTGGTCGAGGTCGCCGCGCTGATGGCGCCGATCAAGCTCGGCCACGCGCCCGACGTCAAGAACCTCACGGACGAGCTGGCCTCCTTCCGGCCGACGATGGTCCTCGGTGTGCCGCGCGTCTTCGAGAAGGTCTACAACTCGGCGCGCGCGAAGGCGCAGGCCGACGGCAAGGGCAAGATCTTCGACAAGGCGGCGGACACGGCGATCGCGTACAGCCGCGCGCTGGACACGTCGTCGGGCCCGTCGCTGGGCCTGCGCCTCAAGCACGCGCTCTTCGACAAGCTGGTCTTCAGCAAGCTGCGCGCGGTCCTCGGCGGGCGTGGCGAGTACGCGATCTCCGGCGGCGCCCCGCTCGGCGAGCGCCTGGGCCACTTCTTCCGCGGCATCGGCTTCACGGTCTTGGAGGGCTACGGCCTCACGGAGTCCTGCGCGGCCACGGCCTTCAACCCGTGGGACCGCCAGAAGATCGGCACGGTCGGCCAGCCGCTGCCCGGCTCGGTCGTGCGGATAGCGGACGACGGCGAGGTCCTGCTCCACGGCGAGCACCTGTTCTCGCACTACTGGAACAACGAGGGCGCGACGGAAGAGGCCCTGGCGGACGGCTGGTTCCACACGGGTGACATCGGCACGCTCGACGAGGACGGGTATCTGCGGATCACCGGGCGCAAGAAGGAGATCATCGTCACGGCCGGCGGCAAGAACGTCGCGCCCGCCGTCATCGAGGACCGCATCCGCGCGCACGCGCTGGTCGCCGAGTGCATGGTCGTCGGCGACGGCCGTCCGTTCGTGGGCGCGCTGGTGACCGTCGACGACGAGTTCCTCGGCCGCTGGGCGGCGGAGCACGGTAAGCCCGCCGACTCCTCCGCGGCCTCCCTCCGCGACGACGCGGATCTCCTCGCGGCGATCCAGAGCGCGGTGGACGACGGCAACGCGGCGGTCTCCAAGGCGGAGTCCGTCCGTAAGTTCCGGGTCATCGGCTCCCAGTTCACGGAGGAGTCGGGGCACTTGACTCCGTCGCTGAAGCTGAAGAGGAACGTGGTGGCCAAGGACTACGCGGACGAAATCGAGGCGATTTACCGCGGGTAG
- a CDS encoding glycosyltransferase family 4 protein: protein MHKTLIVTNDFPPRPGGIQAFLHNMALRLDPERLVVYASTWKRGREGAEATAAFDAEQPFQVVRDSTTMLLPTPRVTRRAVSLLREHGCTSVWFGAAAPLGLMAPALRKAGATRLVATTHGHEAGWAQLPASRQLLRRIGDSTDTITYLGEYTRSRIAAALSPAAAGRMVQLPPGVDEKTFHPGSGGDAVRARLGLTDRPVVVCVSRLVPRKGQDTLILAMPRILSAEPDAVLLIVGGGPYEKDLRRLAAETGVADSVRFTGAVPWSELPAHYGAGDVFAMPCRTRRGGLDVEGLGIVYLEASATGLPVVAGDSGGAPDAVRDGETGWVVRGAAPEEAADRIVALLGDAELRSRMGEQGRAWVEERWRWDTLAENLKSLL from the coding sequence ATGCACAAGACCCTGATCGTCACGAACGACTTCCCGCCCAGGCCCGGTGGCATCCAGGCGTTCCTGCACAACATGGCGCTGCGCCTGGACCCCGAACGCCTCGTCGTCTACGCCTCCACGTGGAAGCGGGGCCGCGAGGGCGCGGAGGCGACGGCCGCGTTCGACGCCGAGCAGCCCTTCCAGGTCGTACGCGACTCCACGACGATGCTGCTGCCGACCCCGCGCGTCACCCGCCGCGCGGTGTCGCTCCTGCGTGAACACGGCTGTACGTCGGTGTGGTTCGGGGCGGCGGCGCCGCTCGGGCTCATGGCGCCCGCGCTGCGCAAGGCGGGGGCGACGCGGCTGGTCGCGACGACGCACGGCCACGAGGCGGGCTGGGCGCAGCTTCCGGCCTCCCGCCAACTCCTCCGCCGGATCGGCGATTCGACGGACACGATCACCTATCTCGGCGAGTACACGCGCTCGCGGATCGCGGCGGCGCTGAGCCCTGCGGCGGCGGGCCGTATGGTCCAACTTCCGCCCGGCGTCGACGAGAAGACGTTCCACCCGGGGTCGGGCGGTGACGCGGTGCGGGCGCGGCTCGGCCTCACAGACCGGCCCGTGGTGGTGTGCGTGTCGCGGCTCGTGCCGCGCAAGGGCCAGGACACGTTGATCCTCGCCATGCCGAGGATTCTCTCCGCGGAGCCGGACGCGGTGCTGCTGATCGTCGGGGGCGGGCCGTACGAGAAGGACCTGCGTCGGCTGGCGGCGGAGACGGGGGTCGCGGACTCCGTCCGCTTCACGGGGGCCGTGCCCTGGTCGGAACTGCCCGCGCACTACGGCGCGGGCGACGTCTTCGCCATGCCCTGCCGGACCCGGCGCGGGGGCCTGGACGTCGAGGGCCTCGGCATCGTCTACCTGGAGGCGTCCGCGACGGGCCTTCCCGTTGTCGCGGGGGACTCGGGCGGGGCGCCGGATGCGGTGCGGGACGGGGAGACGGGGTGGGTCGTGCGGGGTGCCGCGCCCGAGGAGGCGGCGGACCGGATCGTCGCCCTGCTCGGCGACGCGGAGCTTCGCTCCCGGATGGGGGAGCAGGGGCGGGCGTGGGTGGAGGAGCGGTGGCGCTGGGACACGCTGGCGGAAAACCTGAAGTCGCTCCTGTAG
- a CDS encoding metallophosphoesterase family protein gives MVSDVHGNTEALARAGDGADALVCLGDLVLFLDYADHSRGIFPDLFGAENASMLVELRTARRFDDAREFGRKLWATVDSDRAAVIERAVRKQYAEMFAVLPTPTYATYGNVDIPSLWPEYAGPGTTVLDGERVEIGGRVFGFVGGGLRTPMRTPYEISDEEYAAKIEAVGEVDVLCTHIPPDVPELLYDTVARRFERGSRALLDAIHRTRPKYALFGHVHQPLVRRRRVGATECVNVGHFAGTSRPWALEW, from the coding sequence GTGGTCAGTGACGTGCACGGCAACACCGAGGCGCTCGCGCGTGCGGGGGACGGCGCGGACGCGCTGGTCTGCCTCGGCGACCTCGTGCTCTTCCTCGACTACGCCGACCACTCGCGCGGCATCTTCCCCGACCTGTTCGGCGCCGAGAACGCGTCCATGCTGGTGGAGCTGCGTACCGCACGCCGTTTTGACGACGCCAGGGAATTCGGCCGAAAACTGTGGGCGACGGTCGACAGCGACCGGGCCGCGGTGATCGAGCGCGCCGTCCGCAAGCAGTACGCCGAGATGTTCGCCGTCCTGCCCACCCCGACCTACGCCACCTACGGCAACGTCGACATCCCCTCCCTGTGGCCCGAGTACGCCGGACCGGGCACCACCGTCCTCGACGGCGAGCGCGTCGAGATCGGCGGCCGCGTCTTCGGCTTCGTCGGCGGCGGCCTGCGCACCCCGATGCGTACGCCCTACGAGATCTCCGACGAGGAGTACGCCGCCAAGATCGAGGCCGTCGGCGAGGTCGACGTCCTGTGCACCCACATCCCGCCGGACGTACCCGAGCTCCTCTACGACACCGTGGCGCGCCGCTTCGAGCGGGGCAGCCGGGCCCTGCTCGACGCGATCCACCGGACCCGCCCCAAGTACGCCCTCTTCGGCCACGTCCACCAGCCGCTGGTCCGGCGCAGGCGCGTCGGCGCGACGGAGTGCGTGAACGTCGGGCACTTCGCCGGGACGTCCAGGCCCTGGGCCCTGGAGTGGTGA